Proteins from a genomic interval of Clostridia bacterium:
- a CDS encoding sporulation transcriptional regulator SpoIIID → MKEAIRERTLKCAEYIVENRATLRQAAKTIGVGKSTVHTDMNNRLPKLDVALYREICGILKENHDTRHIRGGESTRKKYEKAKGK, encoded by the coding sequence ATGAAAGAAGCCATACGGGAACGCACGTTGAAATGCGCAGAATACATCGTGGAAAACCGCGCCACTTTGCGGCAAGCCGCAAAAACGATAGGCGTAGGGAAATCGACCGTGCATACGGACATGAACAATCGTCTGCCGAAGTTGGACGTCGCGTTATATCGCGAAATATGCGGGATATTGAAGGAAAATCACGACACCAGACATATACGGGGCGGCGAAAGCACGCGAAAAAAGTATGAAAAAGCAAAAGGAAAGTGA